One part of the Xiphophorus hellerii strain 12219 chromosome 17, Xiphophorus_hellerii-4.1, whole genome shotgun sequence genome encodes these proteins:
- the tulp3 gene encoding tubby-related protein 3 isoform X2: MSYYSIRPSSSTSFSSNSTSSGIEDDGSSLMQQKLERQRALLEQKQRRKRQEPMMVQPNTENRPRRNRTQHCDEQDPLVESQLCVSNDVILDGIDGPAAFLGSEAGDLGTKIQVRSVSKPSSPQPRHQSPPQPQSPAAEETEQDGDTATLLEPKADIHQLLQKEGLCGSMNFDEASEHGDEANEERTGSLFSNADALRPASASSGKNIPEAVIPGSLSAESVLADAANLEEFVLLPAPRGVIFKCRITRDKKGMDRGLYPTYYMHMERDEERKAFLLAGRKRKKSKTSNYLISVDATDLSRDGESFIGKLRSNYTGTKFTVYDNGINPGKNLGTLLEESNTRQELAAICYDTNLLGFKGPRKMTVVLPGMNMNHERIPVRPQNEQESLVNRWQSNVMENLIELHNKAPVWNEDTQSYVLNFHGRVTQASVKNFQIVHDNDPDYIIMQFGRVAEDIFTLDYNYPMCALQAFAIGLSSFDNKLACE, from the exons ATGAGTTACTACAGTATAAG ACCTTCCAGCTCTACCAGCTTCTCTTCCAACTCCACATCCAG TGGCATTGAAGATGACGGCAGCAGTTTAATGCAACAGAAGCTGGAAAGACAG CGGGCGCTGCTGGAGCAGAAGCAGCGGCGGAAACGACAGGAGCCCATGATGGTCCAGCCCAACACCGAGAATCGGCCCCGCCGCAACAGGACCCAGCACTGCGATGAGCAGGACCCACTGGTGGAGTCTCAACTCTGCGTCAGCAACGATGTCATCCTTGATG GTATTGATGGACCGGCAGCTTTCCTGGGATCAGAAGCCGGCGATCTGGGAACGAAAATCCAAGTTCGGTCAGTGAGCAAGCCCTCGTCGCCGCAGCCCCGCCATCAGTCTCCGCCTCAGCCGCAGAGTCCTGCAGCCGAAGAAACGGAACAAGACGGCGACACCGCCACTCTGCTGGAGCCCAAGGCAGACATCCACCAGCTGCTACAGAAAGAAG GTCTGTGTGGAAGCATGAACTTTGATGAAGCCAGCGAACACGGAGACGAGGCAAATGAGGAACGGACGGGTTCTCTGTTCTCCAACGCCGACGCACTCAGACCCGCATCGGCTTCCAGTGGCAAAAACATTCCT GAGGCAGTAATTCCCGGATCACTTTCTGCAGAAAGTGTCCTTGCAGATGCTGCCAACCTGGAGGAGTTTGTGCTGCTGCCGGCTCCTCGTGGCGTCATCTTTAAATGCAGGATTACTCGGGACAAGAAGGGCATGGACCGTGGCCTCTACCCCACCTACTATATGCACATGGAGCGAGACGAAGAAAGAAAG GCGTTTTTGTTGGCtggaagaaagagaaagaagagcAAAACATCCAACTACTTGATTTCAGTGGATGCCACGGATCTGTCACGAGACGGAGAGAGCTTCATCGGCAAACTGAG GTCCAACTACACGGGCACTAAATTCACAGTGTACGACAACGGCATCAATCCTGGCAAAAACCTCGGGACGCTGCTGGAAGAAAGCAACACACGACAGGAGCTGGCTGCAATCTGCTAT GATACCAACCTGCTGGGATTCAAGGGGCCACGTAAAATGACCGTTGTCCTTCCAGGGATGAACATGAACCATGAGCGGATCCCTGTAAGGCCTCAAAAT GAACAAGAGAGCCTGGTGAACAGGTGGCAGAGCAACGTGATGGAAAACCTGATTGAGTTGCACAACAAGGCCCCCGTTTGGAACGAAGACACCCAGTCTTATGTTCTGAACTTCCACGGTCGCGTAACACAAGCTTCAGTGAAAAACTTCCAGATAGTACACGACAACGACC CTGACTACATCATTATGCAGTTTGGAAGAGTTGCCGAAGACATCTTCACCCTTGACTACAACTATCCCATGTGTGCTCTTCAAGCTTTTGCCATTGGTCTGTCGAGCTTTGACAACAAGCTGGCCTGTGAGTAA
- the LOC116737085 gene encoding cystine/glutamate transporter, whose product MERTPIKKEQDKGKTEEEAVRLRREIGLLPAVSFIIGTVVGSGIFIAPKGVLMNSGSVGLSLLVWALCGILSLFGALCYAELGTTFTKSGGHYTYLLETLGPLPAFLRLWVEFLFIRPAVASYVSLAFGRYVVEPLFAPCPAPSALIKLVSILGVTFVVAVNCWSVSMASRTQVTLTFIKMFALVLIIIPGVVALAKGKTENFQNGFELESITLDRLPLAFYNGLYAYGGWFYLNFVTEEVINPNRNIPLAIICSMVTVTVFYVLVNVAYYTVMTPAELLLSDAVAVTFANCALQGLASVIPILVALSCLGALNGGFFGSPRMLFVGAREGHWPPIFSMIHIRQRTPLPAVLLLYPLVVVMLITGEIYQLINFASFSRWFFIALATLGMLIHRYRFPHHPRPFKVPLVIAVTFTVVCFFIVGFSLYSDPWNTGRSCALTLTGVPVYYVTVHRFRVPHRLTHIFNYCSKQLQILLEVAQQDVQTY is encoded by the exons atggaGAGGACACCGATAAAGAAAGAGCAAGATAAGGGGAAGACGGAGGAGGAGGCGGTGCGCCTTCGGAGGGAGATTGGGCTGCTGCCTGCTGTGTCCTTCATCATCGGGACGGTGGTTGGCAGTGGGATCTTTATCGCTCCGAAGGGAGTGTTGATGAACAGTGGCAGCGTGGGGCTGTCTCTGCTGGTGTGGGCGCTGTGTGGCATCCTGTCCCTGTTTG GGGCCTTATGTTATGCTGAACTAGGAACCACTTTCACAAAATCCGGAGGTCACTACACTTATCTGCTGGAGACACTGGGACCCCTACCGGCCTTCTTAAGACTCTGGGTTGAGTTCCTCTTTATAAG accagCTGTGGCGTCCTATGTCTCCCTAGCTTTTGGACGTTACGTTGTTGAACCTTTATTTGCACCTTGTCCTGCTCCTTCAGCGCTAATCAAACTCGTCAGTATCCTCGGAGTGA CGTTTGTTGTTGCCGTTAACTGCTGGAGTGTAAGCATGGCCTCCCGCACTCAGGTCACCTTGACCTTCATTAAGATGTTTGCGCTGGTACTCATAATTATTCCTGGGGTCGTAGCTCTAGCAAAAG gaaagacagaaaatttCCAGAATGGATTTGAGTTGGAGTCCATAACTCTGGACAGGCTTCCACTGGCTTTCTATAATGGTTTATATGCATACGGTGGATG GTTTTATCTGAACTTTGTCACAGAAGAAGTAATAAATCCAAATAG AAACATCCCTTTGGCAATAATCTGCTCCATGGTGACGGTGACAGTGTTTTACGTGCTTGTAAATGTGGCCTACTACACCGTGATGACGCCcgctgagctgctgctgtctgacGCAGTGGCTGTG ACGTTTGCAAACTGTGCTCTTCAGGGCCTGGCCTCAGTGATTCCCATTCTGGTCGCTCTATCTTGCCTTGGAGCTCTCAATGGCGGCTTCTTCGGGTCACCCAG GATGCTGTTTGTGGGTGCCAGAGAAGGCCACTGGCCGCCGATCTTTTCCATGATTCATATCCGACAACGCACACCTTTACctgcagtgctcctcctg TATCCATTGGTGGTGGTGATGTTAATCACTGGGGAAATCTACCAGCTCATCAACTTTGCCTCTTTTTCACGCTGGTTCTTCATCGCCCTGGCAACCTTGGGCATGCTCATCCATCGATACCGCTTCCCCCACCACCCACGGCCCTTCAAG GTCCCTTTGGTCATTGCGGTCACCTTCACAGTGGTTTGCTTCTTCATTGTGGGTTTCTCGCTTTATTCGGACCCCTGGAACACGGGGCGGAGCTGTGCCCTCACTCTAACAGGAGTTCCAGTTTACTACGTGACTGTCCATCGCTTTCGGGTGCCACATAGATTAACGCACATTTTCA ATTATTGCAGTAAGCAGCTGCAGATCCTACTGGAAGTGGCTCAACAAGACGTCCAGACATACTGA
- the rhno1 gene encoding RAD9, HUS1, RAD1-interacting nuclear orphan protein 1, with the protein MPRKAIKADKPALQFIERPVGGSELQHAPEVRAAVNPKGFFPESLTHNSSDLNSWVNPQFDCSSAAAPPKRRGRRNGQKTSSLLDRCSQLSRKNNTRKYPSLSFCIRLKDQSQKQSRTTTTTKGAVSKVKNQPPASVCHSKTTANSAYSDSPERQLVTAGKRNAEAHPDGTASHSRSLDKLGIQSKEVTSRCRIPAEGASIPTSTKLITTEVSSVCPPPDVDTMERMWEEVNRSSSSPRFLLFAQPCTSPCSGPPETLVADTPQRDYGVKVTWRRRKGLMLMLKERGLLSDSDVLIH; encoded by the exons ATGCCCCGCAAAGCCATAAAGGCGGATAAGCCTGCCCTGCAATTTATCGAACGGCCTGTAGGAGGAAGCGAACTTCAACATGCGCCTGAAGTCCGAGCTGCAGTCAACCCCAAGGGATTTTTTCCGGAGTCACTAACACATAACAGCTCAGATCTTAATTCGTGG GTAAACCCACAGTTTGACTGCTCATCTGCAGCTGCACCTCCAAAGAGACGAGGGAGGAGAAACGGGCAGAAAACCTCAAGTTTACTTGACCGATGTAGTCAGTtgtccagaaaaaacaacacacgCAAATACCCCTCATTGTCATTTTGCATTCGGTTAAAGGACCAGTCTCAGAAACAGTCAAGgaccacaaccacaacaaaaGGTGCAGtatcaaaagtcaaaaatcaaCCTCCTGCATCCGTTTGCCACAGCAAAACGACTGCAAATTCGGCTTACTCAGACAGTCCAGAAAGGCAGTTGGTCACAGCTGGAAAAAGGAATGCTGAAGCACATCCTGATGGCACTGCCTCCCACAGTAGAAGTTTGGATAAGCTTGGAATTCAATCTAAAGAAGTGACAAGTAGATGCAGAATTCCAGCAGAGGGAGCTTCAATACCTACCTCCACCAAGTTGATAACCACAGAAGTCAGCAGTGTTTGCCCACCACCTGATGTGGACACTATGGAAAGGATGTGGGAAGAGGTAAACCGTTCCTCTTCTTCCCCTAGATTTTTACTGTTTGCTCAGCCATGTACATCACCATGCAGCGGCCCACCTGAAACCTTGGTGGCCGACACACCACAGAGGGACTATGGGGTGAAGGTgacatggaggaggagaaaagggctgatgttgatgttaaaagaaAGGGGACTCCTTTCTGACTCAGATGTACTAATTcattga
- the tulp3 gene encoding tubby-related protein 3 isoform X1 translates to MESMKTEGSHPVYSRWSYRPSSSTSFSSNSTSSGIEDDGSSLMQQKLERQRALLEQKQRRKRQEPMMVQPNTENRPRRNRTQHCDEQDPLVESQLCVSNDVILDGIDGPAAFLGSEAGDLGTKIQVRSVSKPSSPQPRHQSPPQPQSPAAEETEQDGDTATLLEPKADIHQLLQKEGLCGSMNFDEASEHGDEANEERTGSLFSNADALRPASASSGKNIPEAVIPGSLSAESVLADAANLEEFVLLPAPRGVIFKCRITRDKKGMDRGLYPTYYMHMERDEERKAFLLAGRKRKKSKTSNYLISVDATDLSRDGESFIGKLRSNYTGTKFTVYDNGINPGKNLGTLLEESNTRQELAAICYDTNLLGFKGPRKMTVVLPGMNMNHERIPVRPQNEQESLVNRWQSNVMENLIELHNKAPVWNEDTQSYVLNFHGRVTQASVKNFQIVHDNDPDYIIMQFGRVAEDIFTLDYNYPMCALQAFAIGLSSFDNKLACE, encoded by the exons ATGGAGTCTATGAAGACTGAAGGATCTCATCCGGTCTACAGCCGCTGGTCGTACAG ACCTTCCAGCTCTACCAGCTTCTCTTCCAACTCCACATCCAG TGGCATTGAAGATGACGGCAGCAGTTTAATGCAACAGAAGCTGGAAAGACAG CGGGCGCTGCTGGAGCAGAAGCAGCGGCGGAAACGACAGGAGCCCATGATGGTCCAGCCCAACACCGAGAATCGGCCCCGCCGCAACAGGACCCAGCACTGCGATGAGCAGGACCCACTGGTGGAGTCTCAACTCTGCGTCAGCAACGATGTCATCCTTGATG GTATTGATGGACCGGCAGCTTTCCTGGGATCAGAAGCCGGCGATCTGGGAACGAAAATCCAAGTTCGGTCAGTGAGCAAGCCCTCGTCGCCGCAGCCCCGCCATCAGTCTCCGCCTCAGCCGCAGAGTCCTGCAGCCGAAGAAACGGAACAAGACGGCGACACCGCCACTCTGCTGGAGCCCAAGGCAGACATCCACCAGCTGCTACAGAAAGAAG GTCTGTGTGGAAGCATGAACTTTGATGAAGCCAGCGAACACGGAGACGAGGCAAATGAGGAACGGACGGGTTCTCTGTTCTCCAACGCCGACGCACTCAGACCCGCATCGGCTTCCAGTGGCAAAAACATTCCT GAGGCAGTAATTCCCGGATCACTTTCTGCAGAAAGTGTCCTTGCAGATGCTGCCAACCTGGAGGAGTTTGTGCTGCTGCCGGCTCCTCGTGGCGTCATCTTTAAATGCAGGATTACTCGGGACAAGAAGGGCATGGACCGTGGCCTCTACCCCACCTACTATATGCACATGGAGCGAGACGAAGAAAGAAAG GCGTTTTTGTTGGCtggaagaaagagaaagaagagcAAAACATCCAACTACTTGATTTCAGTGGATGCCACGGATCTGTCACGAGACGGAGAGAGCTTCATCGGCAAACTGAG GTCCAACTACACGGGCACTAAATTCACAGTGTACGACAACGGCATCAATCCTGGCAAAAACCTCGGGACGCTGCTGGAAGAAAGCAACACACGACAGGAGCTGGCTGCAATCTGCTAT GATACCAACCTGCTGGGATTCAAGGGGCCACGTAAAATGACCGTTGTCCTTCCAGGGATGAACATGAACCATGAGCGGATCCCTGTAAGGCCTCAAAAT GAACAAGAGAGCCTGGTGAACAGGTGGCAGAGCAACGTGATGGAAAACCTGATTGAGTTGCACAACAAGGCCCCCGTTTGGAACGAAGACACCCAGTCTTATGTTCTGAACTTCCACGGTCGCGTAACACAAGCTTCAGTGAAAAACTTCCAGATAGTACACGACAACGACC CTGACTACATCATTATGCAGTTTGGAAGAGTTGCCGAAGACATCTTCACCCTTGACTACAACTATCCCATGTGTGCTCTTCAAGCTTTTGCCATTGGTCTGTCGAGCTTTGACAACAAGCTGGCCTGTGAGTAA
- the LOC116736972 gene encoding protein mono-ADP-ribosyltransferase TIPARP, producing the protein MQKHTKAEGPLERHLFHGTRKVASESICLHGFDPRVASLNGHSHGFGSYFATNALMSHEYTEANESDEVGYMFLAKVLVGRVCLGKHYYRRPPNTKVSLYDACVDNKQSPRMFIVFDNCQCYPYYLIKYKKLSEEISIHD; encoded by the coding sequence atgcagaaacacaccAAAGCCGAGGGACCTCTGGAGAGACATCTCTTCCATGGGACCAGGAAGGTCGCCTCAGAGAGCATCTGCCTCCACGGGTTTGACCCCCGAGTGGCCAGCCTCAACGGACACTCTCACGGGTTTGGCTCTTACTTCGCTACCAACGCGCTCATGTCCCACGAGTATACAGAAGCAAACGAGTCCGATGAGGTTGGTTACATGTTTCTGGCCAAAGTCCTGGTGGGAAGAGTTTGCTTGGGAAAACATTACTACCGGCGACCACCCAACACCAAGGTCAGTCTCTACGATGCCTGCGTCGACAACAAGCAAAGCCCTCGGATGTTTATAGTGTTTGACAACTGCCAGTGCTACCCATACTACCTGATCAAGTACAAAAAGTTATCTGAAGAGATTAGTATTCATGACTGA
- the foxm1 gene encoding forkhead box protein M1, with the protein MRRSPRRPLILKRRKLPFLQNEPTQADKQTQQGAAGTGEPTKPAASQCLPHGIPIMNHPSMSDTQVVVIPKEADLQSIIGVLTAKGKESGVQGPNKFILLSESGSRGNGAFCQATVKEESSPAGSTATQPVKSDTIHNMPDAKPLTGNQSSASCSPLDDSLTNIQWLGKMNTSALEPHLANQTIDKEKKLQAPQILQTHNTNSNPEGSHQPTLQRPPYSYTAMIQFAINSRKNRGMTLKEIYTWIEDHFPYYREVAKPGWKNSIRHNLSLHDMFIRERSPDGKTSFWTIRPDINRCLTLDQVYRPCCDPGTVSSPVPLLPCPHQHEKKNISAVRKVPASTERRMKPLLPRTDSYLVPIQLPIASSAYLPSLSGSYCPSGSKHKQNASRGTKRVRIAPKVTEGDSPAVAVAPQVDLKVEPVNVPTKRETRKPPPKRQSSSSRRKQSLVNSLQDEPILLCPDNSFFDSGVVSDASTSQDVREADSTEQQQHFQGSPERELYFKTPIKSHSHLSSSTPSKPSPNVTLEPWKVTPVGKDSQGVLDFSPIRTPGGPVVTPRQEYTTFSFSSTPFKELPLFSSPRELLTPAPCRAPSTDSPTEAQLAEAPAASPSNRSITEGLILDTMNDSLSKILVDISFSALDDEDLGIANISLSEFLGQFM; encoded by the exons ATGAGACGGAGCCCAAGGAGACCCCTGAttctgaaaagaagaaaacttccATTTCTGCAAAATGAACCAACTCAGGCTGACAAGCAAACCCAGCAAGGTGCAGCAGGCACCGGGGAGCCGACTAAACCAGCAGCCAGCCAGTGCCTCCCTCATGGCATCCCCATCATGAATCACCCCTCCATGTCTGACACTCAGGTGGTTGTCATCCCCAAAGAAGCAGATCTGCAAAGCATCATCGGTGTGCTCACTGCAAAGGGCAAAGAGAGTGGCGTCCAAGGCCCAAACAAGTTCATCCTTCTCAGTGAGAGTGGCAGCAGGGGCAATGGAGCTTTCTGCCAGGCTACTGTCAAAGAGGAGTCATCTCCTGCAGGAAGTACAGCTACACAACCAGTGAAGTCAGATACTATCCACAATATGCCAGATGCTAAACCTCTCACTGGAAATCAGTCAA GTGCAAGTTGCAGTCCTCTAGATGACAGCCTCACCAATATCCAGTGGCTGGGCAAAATGAATACCAGTGCCTTGGAGCCACACCTTGCAAATCAGACAATTGACAAGGAGAAGAAGCTTCAAGCACCGCAGATTTTACAG ACCCACAATACAAATTCAAACCCAGAAGGTTCTCATCAGCCCACGTTACAGAGACCGCCGTACTCCTACACGGCCATGATCCAGTTCGCCATCAACAGCAGGAAGAACCGAGGCATGACGCTGAAAGAAATTTACACATGGATCGAGGACCATTTCCCTTATTACAGAGAAGTGGCCAAACCAGGATGGAAG AATTCAATCCGCCACAATCTTTCTCTGCACGACATGTTCATCCGTGAGCGGTCGCCAGATGGTAAAACCTCTTTCTGGACAATTCGACCCGATATCAATCGATGCCTGACCCTTGATCAGGTTTACAGG CCTTGTTGTGATCCGGGGACCGTTTCTTCTCCTGTGCCGTTGCTTCCATGTCCCCACCAA CATGAAAAGAAGAATATATCTGCTGTAAGAAAAGTGCCAGCTTCCACTG agaGGAGGATGAAACCACTGCTGCCCCGTACAGACTCTTACTTGGTTCCTATCCAGCTGCCCATTGCCTCCTCTGCGTATCTGCCGTCGTTGTCTGGTTCTTATTGCCCATCTGGCTCCAAGCACAAACAAAATGCTTCACGCGGGACCAAGAGAGTCCGCATTGCCCCCAAG GTGACGGAGGGCGACAGTCCAGCCGTGGCTGTGGCTCCTCAGGTCGACCTGAAGGTCGAACCCGTAAATGTTCCGACAAAACGCGAGACACGTAAACCTCCTCCGAAGAGGCAGTCCAGCAGCTCCCGCCGTAAGCAGAGCCTGGTGAACTCTCTGCAGGACGAGCCCATCCTCCTCTGCCCCGACAACAGCTTCTTTGACTCTGGCGTCGTCTCGGACGCGTCCACCTCCCAGGACGTGAGAGAAGCTGAcagcacagagcagcagcagcacttcCAGGGCAGCCCTGAGCGGGAACTCTACTTCAAGACGCCCATAAAGAGTCATAGCCACTTGAGCTCCTCCACGCCGAGCAAGCCATCTCCCAACGTCACACTTGAACCCTGGAAGGTGACGCCCGTCGGCAAAGACAGCCAAGGCGTCCTGGACTTCAGTCCTATCCGCACACCGGGCGGTCCCGTTGTCACGCCCCGACAGGAGTACACCACCTTCAGCTTCAGCAGCACTCCCTTCAAAGAGCTGCCGCTGTTCAGCTCCCCCAGGGAGCTGCTCACACCGGCCCCCTGCAGAGCCCCGTCGACGGATTCCCCCACCGAGGCGCAGCTGGCAGAGGCGCCCGCCGCTTCGCCGTCCAACCGCTCCATCACGGAGGGCCTCATCCTGGACACCATGAACGACAGCCTGAGCAAGATCCTGGTGGACATCAGCTTCTCCGCGCTGGACGACGAAGACCTGGGCATCGCTAACATCAGCCTGTCAGAGTTTCTCGGTCAGTTCATGTAG